In one Musa acuminata AAA Group cultivar baxijiao chromosome BXJ2-5, Cavendish_Baxijiao_AAA, whole genome shotgun sequence genomic region, the following are encoded:
- the LOC103983922 gene encoding plasma membrane ATPase, translating to MATDGYGSISLEEIRNETVDLESIPVEEVFTQLKCSQEGLTTAEGEQRLHIFGLNKLEEKKESKFLKFLGFMWNPLSWVMEIAAIMAIVLDNGGGEPPDWQDFIGIVVLLIINSTISFIEENNAGNAAAALMAGLAPKTKVLRDGKWSEQEAAILVPGDIISIKLGDIIPADARLLEGDPLKIDQSALTGESLPVTKMPGNEVFSGSTCKQGEIEAIVIATGVHTFFGKAAHLVDSTNNVGHFQKVLTAIGNFCICSIAMGMIIEIIVMYPVQHRRYRDGIDNLLVLLIGGIPIAMPTVLSVTMAIGSHRLSEQGAITKRMTAIEEMAGMDVLCSDKTGTLTLNKLSVDRNLIEVFVNGLDRDTVVLYAARASRVENQDAIDASIVGMLAEPKEARAGIEEVHFLPFNPVDKRTAITYIDSNGKWHRSSKGAPEQIIDLCNLKDDTKKKVHAMIDKFAERGLRALGVARQEVPEASKASAGDPWQFMGLLPLFDPPRHDSAETIRQALHLGVNVKMITGDQLAIAKETGRRLGMGTNMYPSSTLLGEKTDDVTGLPIDELIEKADGFAGVFPEHKYEIVRRLQERKHICGMTGDGVNDAPALKKADIGIAVADATDAARSASDIVLTEPGLSVIVSAVLTSRAIFQRMKNYTIYAVSITIRIVLGFMLIALIWQFDFSPFMILVIAILNDGTIMTISKDRVKPSPLPDSWKLREIFATGIVLGAYLAIITVVFFWLVHDTDFFPEKFGVKSIRDNNNELTAALYLQVSIISQALIFVTRSRSWSFVERPGFLLVTAFLAAQLVATVIAVYASWGFARIEGIGWGWAAIIWIFSLVTYFPLDVLKFIIRYALSGRAWDNLLQNKTAFTTKKDYGREEREAQWALAQRTLHGLQVPDTSALFNDNNSYRELSEIADQAMRRAEVARLRELNTLKGHVESVVKLKGLDIDTIQQHYTV from the exons ATGGCGACCGACGGCTACGGATCCATCTCCCTGGAGGAGATCAGGAACGAGACCGTGGATTTG GAGAGTATCCCGGTGGAGGAGGTATTTACGCAACTAAAATGTAGTCAGGAGGGGCTCACCACCGCCGAAGGGGAGCAGCGACTCCACATCTTTGGCCTCAACAAGCTCGAGGAGAAGAAG GAGAGCAAGTTCCTCAAGTTCTTGGGCTTCATGTGGAACCCCCTTTCTTGGGTCATGGAGATCGCCGCCATCATGGCCATCGTGTTGGATAACGGAGGG GGTGAGCCACCAGATTGGCAGGATTTCATTGGCATCGTCGTCCTCCTGATCATCAACTCCACCATCAGCTTCATCGAGGAGAACAACGCTGGAAATGCCGCGGCAGCTCTCATGGCCGGCCTCGCTCCCAAGACCAAG GTGTTGAGGGATGGGAAGTGGTCGGAGCAGGAAGCGGCGATCCTCGTCCCTGGTGATATCATCAGCATCAAGCTCGGTGACATCATCCCGGCTGATGCCCGACTCTTGGAGGGCGATCCGCTCAAGATCGACCAGTCCGCCCTCACCGGCGAGTCCCTCCCTGTGACCAAGATGCCCGGCAATGAGGTCTTCTCGGGCTCCACCTGCAAGCAAGGAGAGATCGAGGCCATCGTCATCGCTACCGGAGTGCACACCTTCTTCGGCAAGGCTGCCCACCTCGTCGACAGCACCAACAACGTGGGTCACTTCCAGAAGGTGCTGACGGCCATCGGGAACTTCTGCATCTGCTCGATCGCAATGGGGATGATCATCGAGATCATCGTCATGTACCCGGTCCAGCACCGGCGGTACCGGGACGGCATCGACAACCTCCTGGTGCTGCTTATCGGTGGAATTCCCATCGCCATGCCCACCGTGCTATCGGTCACCATGGCCATCGGATCCCACCGGTTGTCGGAGCAGGGAGCGATCACCAAGAGGATGACCGCCATTGAGGAGATGGCCGGCATGGATGTGCTGTGCAGCGACAAGACCGGAACTCTCACCCTCAACAAGCTCAGTGTTGACAGGAACTTGATCGAG GTGTTTGTAAACGGCTTGGATAGGGACACAGTGGTCCTGTACGCTGCGAGGGCTTCTAGGGTCGAGAACCAGGACGCGATCGATGCTTCCATCGTCGGAATGCTGGCTGAACCTAAGGAG GCACGAGCAGGGATCGAGGAGGTCCATTTCTTGCCGTTCAATCCGGTTGACAAGCGCACTGCAATTACCTACATCGACTCTAACGGCAAGTGGCACCGGTCGAGCAAGGGTGCGCCTGAGCAG atcattgacctctgcaacctgaAGGATGATACTAAGAAGAAGGTCCATGCCATGATCGATAAGTTCGCCGAGCGTGGCCTTCGCGCTCTGGGTGTGGCGAGGCAAGAGGTTCCTGAGGCGAGCAAGGCGAGCGCCGGCGATCCATGGCAGTTCATGGGTCTCTTGCCCCTCTTCGACCCCCCGAGGCACGACAGTGCGGAGACCATCCGCCAAGCCCTCCACCTTGGTGTCAATGTCAAGATGATCACCGGCGACCAGCTCGCCATCGCCAAGGAAACAGGGCGGCGGCTTGGCATGGGAACCAACATGTATCCGTCCTCCACGCTTCTTGGCGAAAAGACCGACGACGTCACCGGCCTCCCCATCGATGAGCTAATTGAGAAGGCTGACGGCTTTGCTGGAGTCTTCCCCG AGCACAAGTATGAGATCGTGAGGAGGTTGCAGGAGAGGAAGCACATCTGTGGCATGACAGGAGACGGGGTGAATGACGCACCAGCTCTGAAGAAGGCCGACATTGGCATCGCGGTGGCGGACGCGACGGACGCTGCCCGTAGTGCCTCGGACATCGTCTTGACAGAGCCAGGGCTCAGCGTCATCGTGAGCGCGGTGCTGACGAGCCGTGCCATCTTCCAGCGCATGAAGAACTACACCATCTACGCCGTGTCCATCACCATCCGCATCGTGCTCGGCTTCATGCTCATCGCCCTCATCTGGCAATTCGACTTCTCCCCCTTCATGATCCTCGTCATAGCCATCCTCAACGACGGCACCATCATGACCATCTCCAAGGACAGGGTCAAGCCTTCCCCCTTGCCTGATTCATGGAAGCTCCGGGAGATCTTCGCCACTGGAATCGTCCTCGGTGCCTACCTCGCCATAATTACCGTCGTCTTCTTCTGGCTCGTTCATGACACCGACTTCTTCCCT GAGAAATTTGGAGTGAAGTCGATCAGGGACAACAACAACGAGCTGACGGCAGCTCTCTACCTCCAAGTGAGTATCATCAGTCAGGCGCTCATCTTCGTCACCAGGTCGAGGAGCTGGTCCTTCGTCGAACGCCCTGGTTTTCTGCTGGTCACCGCCTTCCTCGCTGCGCAGCTG GTGGCCACCGTCATCGCCGTGTACGCGTCGTGGGGCTTCGCTAGGATCGAAGGAATCGGATGGGGATGGGCAGCGATCATCTGGATCTTCAGCTTGGTCACCTACTTCCCTCTCGACGTCCTCAAGTTCATTATCCGCTATGCTCTGAGCGGCAGGGCCTGGGACAACCTTCTCCAGAACAAG ACGGCATTCACCACGAAGAAGGATTACGGGAGGGAAGAGAGGGAGGCACAGTGGGCTCTGGCTCAGCGCACCCTCCATGGCCTGCAGGTCCCGGACACCTCAGCACTCTTCAACGACAATAACAGCTACAGGGAGTTGTCTGAGATCGCTGATCAGGCGATGAGGCGCGCCGAGGTTGCCCG GCTGAGGGAACTAAACACGCTGAAAGGGCACGTCGAGTCCGTGGTGAAGCTAAAGGGACTGGACATTGACACAATTCAGCAGCACTACACTGTGTGA
- the LOC135612156 gene encoding sugar transport protein 7-like, whose translation MAGGGVMVHGGSAGVSKERAKDYKGRVTPFVVMACLVAAVGGSIFGYDIGISGGVTSMDPFLEKFFPVVYRKKNLQSQNNYCKYDNQGLAAFTSSLYLAGLVASIVASPVTRKYGRRASIVCGGVSFLVGATLNAAAVNLAMLLLGRIMLGVGIGFGNQAVPLYLSEMAPAHLRGALNMMFQLATTLGIFSANMINYGTEKIKPWGWRLSLGLAAAPALLMTIGGLLLPETPNSLIEQGRAEKGRRVLEKIRGTSDVDAELQDMIEASEVANAVEHPFRNILERRNRPQLLMAIFMPTFQILTGINSILFYAPVLFQSMGFGGNASLYSSVLTGAVLASSTLVSIATVDRWGRRALLIGGGVQMIICQVIVAIILGLKFGDDEKLSKEFSIIVVAVICLFVAAFGWSWGPLGWTVPSEIFPLETRSAGQSITVSVNLFFTFAIAQSFLSLLCSLKFGIFLFFAGWITIMTIFVYVLLPETKGVPIEEMVLLWRKHWFWRRVMPPIGVEEGGAAKAESPDMGA comes from the exons atggcGGGGGGTGGGGTTATGGTACACGGTGGGTCGGCGGGGGTGTCGAAGGAGAGGGCGAAGGATTACAAGGGAAGGGTGACGCCGTTCGTGGTCATGGCTTGCTTGGTAGCCGCCGTCGGGGGATCCATCTTCGGATACGATATCGGCATCTCAG GAGGTGTTACAAGCATGGACCCTTTCCTCGAGAAGTTCTTCCCTGTGGTGTACCGGAAGAAGAACTTGCAATCCCAGAACAACTACTGCAAGTACGACAACCAGGGTCTCGCGGCCTTCACCTCCTCACTCTACCTTGCCGGCCTCGTTGCTTCCATCGTCGCCTCCCCAGTGACCAGAAAGTACGGCCGCCGAGCTAGCATCGTTTGTGGTGGAGTAAGCTTTCTCGTCGGAGCCACCCTCAACGCTGCCGCCGTCAACCTGGCAATGCTGCTTCTGGGCCGTATCATGCTTGGTGTTGGTATTGGCTTCGGGAATCAG GCTGTCCCTCTCTACCTCTCGGAGATGGCTCCCGCGCACCTCCGCGGCGCACTGAACATGATGTTCCAGCTTGCGACGACGCTGGGCATCTTCTCAGCGAACATGATCAATTACGGCACCGAGAAGATCAAACCGTGGGGATGGCGCCTCTCCCTGGGgctggcggcggcgcccgcgcttCTGATGACCATCGGGGGCCTCCTCCTCCCGGAGACCCCGAATAGCCTCATCGAGCAAGGGCGGGCCGAGAAAGGCCGCCGCGTCCTGGAGAAGATCCGTGGCACCAGCGACGTGGACGCCGAGCTCCAGGACATGATCGAAGCTAGCGAGGTCGCGAACGCCGTCGAACACCCCTTCAGGAACATACTAGAGCGGCGGAACCGGCCTCAGCTTCTCATGGCCATCTTCATGCCGACGTTCCAGATACTCACCGGCATCAACTCGATACTCTTCTACGCGCCGGTGCTGTTCCAGAGCATGGGCTTCGGCGGCAATGCCTCTCTCTACTCGTCCGTCCTGACAGGGGCTGTGCTGGCCTCGTCGACGCTCGTCTCCATCGCCACGGTCGATAGGTGGGGGAGGAGAGCTCTGCTCATCGGCGGCGGCGTGCAGATGATCATATGCCAG GTCATTGTGGCCATCATACTGGGGCTCAAGTTCGGCGACGACGAGAAGCTCTCCAAGGAGTTCTCCATCATCGTGGTGGCCGTCATCTGCCTCTTCGTGGCCGCCTTCGGGTGGTCGTGGGGGCCGCTAGGCTGGACTGTCCCCAGCGAGATATTCCCGCTGGAGACGAGGTCGGCCGGGCAGAGCATCACCGTCTCCGTGAACCTCTTCTTCACCTTCGCCATCGCGCAGTCCTTCCTCAGCCTCCTCTGTTCCCTCAAATTCggaatcttcctcttcttcgcgGGCTGGATCACCATCATGACCATCTTCGTCTACGTCCTCCTCCCGGAGACCAAAGGGGTGCCCATCGAAGAGATGGTACTCCTCTGGAGGAAGCACTGGTTCTGGAGAAGAGTCATGCCACCGATCGGAGTGGAAGAGGGTGGCGCAGCGAAGGCAGAGTCGCCTGACATGGGAGCTTGA